In a single window of the Orbaceae bacterium lpD04 genome:
- a CDS encoding alpha/beta hydrolase-fold protein, whose translation MTKNSTVEIYHSNHLGDYKITIYKPAQKMPVNGWPIIYLLDGDSVFTQAVSTVKRQTHQAIIVSIDYPTKSRRELDYLPNPPELTLEVLSNGKINMPQAYGGADNFLAFVQNELKPDLAQRFHINHNKQMVFGHSLGGIWVLHTLFTKPTAFNYYLASSPSIWFSGRYILQEAELFINKSQQDALTNPIGLSISVGEFEQSLTGKESFSSDHERQLRLQHLKNRRMVDNTKDLEMLLSKADIEKLNLNFQIYPKQTHQTVANEVLNDSITYFLRSVD comes from the coding sequence ATGACTAAAAATAGTACAGTTGAAATCTACCATTCTAATCATCTTGGTGATTATAAAATAACAATTTATAAGCCGGCGCAAAAGATGCCAGTAAATGGTTGGCCAATTATTTATCTACTCGATGGTGATAGTGTTTTTACTCAGGCAGTTTCAACGGTTAAACGTCAAACCCATCAAGCTATCATTGTATCTATTGATTATCCAACAAAGTCAAGGCGAGAGCTTGACTACTTACCGAATCCGCCAGAATTAACCCTAGAAGTTTTATCCAATGGTAAAATCAACATGCCACAAGCTTATGGAGGCGCTGATAATTTTTTAGCTTTTGTACAAAATGAGCTAAAACCTGATCTAGCTCAGCGTTTTCATATTAATCATAATAAGCAAATGGTATTTGGTCACTCATTAGGTGGAATTTGGGTATTGCATACACTTTTTACAAAGCCTACAGCTTTTAATTACTACCTTGCATCGAGTCCATCGATTTGGTTTAGTGGCCGATATATCCTACAAGAGGCGGAACTTTTTATCAATAAAAGTCAACAAGATGCATTAACAAATCCTATTGGTTTATCTATTTCGGTAGGTGAGTTCGAGCAATCATTAACGGGTAAAGAGTCATTTTCGTCGGATCATGAAAGGCAGTTACGTTTACAGCATTTAAAAAATAGACGAATGGTTGATAACACAAAAGATCTTGAGATGTTATTATCTAAAGCTGATATTGAGAAGCTTAATTTGAATTTTCAAATTTACCCAAAACAAACTCATCAAACAGTGGCTAATGAAGTGTTGAATGATAGTATCACTTATTTTTTACGTTCTGTTGACTAG
- a CDS encoding TonB-dependent siderophore receptor, translating to MLKLKSTYFLSLFISLNCGSVLAEEKTVAEPEDVIVITAAEQTRQALGSSTITANDIEKSPAKNDLSDIIRTMPGVNLTGNSTSGQRGNNRQIDIRGMGPENTLILIDGKPVKSRMSVRYGWRGERDTRGDTNWVPANLVERIDVIRGPAAARYGDGAAGGVVNIITKSPTGEFHGSLNSYINAPIHSKEGSTKRTDFTLTGGLTDTLSYRLYGNINKTGADEWDINQGHESYRTGANTGTFPAGREGVRNKDVNGLLRWDINSQQSLDFEVGFSRQGNIYAGDTQNTNTNAIVKSLYGQETNKMYRENYAITHHGYWDNGISSLSYIQYENTRNNRINEGLAGGTEGIFSNNNFNTIKFNNLTIHNETNIPFETFVPHMLTIGAEYNYQKLNDPSSNTQSTNEGGIVSWIDNTNRSTTSSSNAYAIFVEDNIELTSSTTLTPALRFDHHSQSGSNWSPALNLSQELGDYFTLKLGIARAYKSPNLYQSNPNYLLYSRGQGCYGGSGQSCYLIGNNNLKPETSINKEIGLEFHDNDGLIAGITYFRNDYHNKIESEPTPIGQAVGGDGKYAKANIFRWGNIHKALVEGLEGSLTVPITTKINWRNNLTWMIASENKQTGDYLSIIPKYTLNSSLDWQVTDKLSLLTSITWYGRQKPKKYDFNGNNVTGNSSNQLKPYSIINFSGQYQFNKNFTLTAGVENLFDKRLFRSGNAAAVKDSSGATTIDGAGAATYNEPGRTFYVSTNISF from the coding sequence ATGTTAAAACTTAAATCTACCTATTTCTTATCTTTATTTATTAGCCTTAATTGCGGATCCGTACTTGCAGAAGAAAAAACGGTAGCCGAGCCAGAAGATGTGATCGTTATAACCGCAGCAGAACAAACAAGACAAGCATTAGGCTCTTCGACCATTACCGCTAATGATATCGAAAAATCACCAGCCAAAAATGACCTTTCCGATATAATACGTACCATGCCTGGCGTTAATTTAACGGGTAATTCAACTAGCGGACAACGCGGTAATAATCGCCAAATTGATATTCGCGGTATGGGCCCAGAAAATACACTAATATTAATTGATGGCAAACCTGTAAAAAGCCGTATGTCCGTTCGTTATGGTTGGCGCGGTGAACGCGATACTCGGGGAGATACCAACTGGGTACCAGCTAATTTAGTTGAACGCATTGATGTAATTAGAGGCCCTGCTGCTGCGCGTTATGGTGATGGCGCCGCCGGCGGTGTAGTGAATATTATTACTAAATCGCCAACGGGCGAATTCCATGGTTCACTCAATAGTTATATCAACGCCCCTATCCATAGTAAAGAAGGCTCGACTAAACGTACTGATTTTACTTTGACTGGCGGCTTAACTGATACGCTTAGTTATAGGCTATATGGCAATATAAATAAAACTGGCGCTGATGAGTGGGACATCAACCAAGGACATGAGTCTTATCGAACAGGCGCCAACACTGGGACTTTTCCAGCTGGCCGTGAGGGCGTTAGGAATAAAGATGTTAATGGTTTGCTGCGCTGGGATATTAACTCACAACAATCATTAGATTTTGAAGTAGGTTTTAGCCGCCAAGGAAATATTTATGCTGGCGATACCCAAAATACCAATACGAATGCGATTGTTAAAAGTCTATATGGTCAAGAAACCAATAAAATGTATCGAGAAAATTATGCAATTACCCATCATGGCTATTGGGATAATGGTATTAGCTCTTTATCATATATTCAGTACGAAAACACACGTAACAATCGCATTAATGAAGGACTTGCAGGTGGTACTGAGGGCATATTTTCTAATAATAATTTTAATACCATTAAATTTAATAATTTAACCATTCATAACGAAACTAACATACCGTTTGAGACATTTGTACCACATATGTTAACTATTGGTGCTGAATATAATTACCAAAAGTTAAACGACCCAAGCTCAAATACTCAATCAACCAACGAAGGCGGTATAGTCAGTTGGATTGATAACACCAATCGCTCAACTACCTCTTCATCAAATGCATATGCAATTTTTGTTGAAGATAATATAGAACTAACGTCAAGTACAACATTAACGCCAGCATTACGATTTGATCACCATAGCCAATCTGGCAGCAACTGGAGCCCAGCGTTAAATTTATCACAAGAATTAGGTGATTACTTTACCTTAAAACTGGGTATTGCAAGAGCTTATAAATCACCTAACTTATATCAATCGAATCCTAATTATTTACTCTATAGCCGCGGTCAAGGCTGTTATGGTGGTAGCGGACAGAGTTGTTATTTAATCGGTAATAATAATTTAAAACCAGAAACGAGTATTAATAAAGAAATCGGTTTAGAGTTTCATGACAATGACGGTCTAATAGCCGGTATTACTTATTTCCGTAATGATTATCATAATAAAATTGAATCCGAACCGACACCAATTGGCCAAGCTGTAGGTGGTGATGGTAAATATGCAAAAGCTAATATTTTCCGCTGGGGTAACATACATAAAGCATTAGTTGAAGGTTTAGAAGGGAGTTTAACCGTTCCAATTACAACTAAAATTAACTGGCGAAATAATCTAACTTGGATGATTGCATCTGAAAATAAACAAACAGGTGATTATCTATCGATTATTCCTAAATATACTCTTAATTCTTCACTAGACTGGCAAGTAACAGATAAATTATCACTATTAACGTCAATAACTTGGTATGGCAGGCAAAAACCTAAAAAATATGATTTCAACGGGAATAATGTTACGGGTAATTCATCTAATCAATTAAAACCGTATTCAATAATCAATTTTAGTGGTCAATATCAGTTTAATAAAAACTTTACGTTAACCGCAGGTGTCGAAAACTTATTCGATAAACGCTTATTTAGATCTGGCAATGCGGCGGCCGTCAAAGATAGCTCAGGTGCTACAACTATTGATGGTGCTGGCGCCGCAACTTACAATGAACCGGGCCGCACATTTTATGTTAGTACGAATATCTCATTTTAA
- the dapE gene encoding succinyl-diaminopimelate desuccinylase yields the protein MTEHVIELTKQLIEQKSISPDDKDCQTIIINRLKALNFTIETLNYNQTKNLWAYHGEGETIMFAGHTDVVPAGDENKWLYPPYQATIDNEGNLYGRGAADMKSGVAAMICAAEDFIKQNPNHKGRIAFLLTSDEEADATDGTIKVVEELIKRQEKIDYCIVGEPSSDKTVGDQIKNGRRGSITANLVVHGIQGHVAYPHLADNPVHRFAPALNELISTVWDNGNQYFPPTSMQIANINGGTGAENVIPGDLSVQFNFRYSSELTDEIIKQRVEQILQKYNLSYSLRWRLSGQPFLTKQGILTNTAQKVIKNRLDIDSKLSTSGGTSDGRFIAKMGCQVIELGVINATIHKVNEHVNCGQIIILKDIYQQIISELLA from the coding sequence ATGACTGAACACGTAATTGAACTAACAAAACAGCTTATTGAACAAAAATCGATAAGTCCTGATGATAAAGATTGTCAAACTATTATTATCAATAGATTAAAAGCATTAAATTTTACCATTGAAACATTAAACTATAACCAAACTAAAAATTTGTGGGCATATCACGGTGAGGGTGAAACAATAATGTTTGCTGGCCACACTGACGTGGTACCCGCTGGCGATGAAAATAAATGGCTTTATCCACCTTACCAAGCGACAATTGATAACGAAGGTAATTTATATGGTCGCGGCGCTGCTGATATGAAAAGTGGTGTTGCAGCAATGATTTGTGCAGCAGAAGACTTTATTAAACAAAACCCTAATCATAAAGGGCGCATAGCTTTTTTATTAACTTCAGATGAAGAAGCTGATGCAACTGATGGTACGATTAAAGTCGTTGAAGAGCTAATTAAACGGCAAGAAAAAATTGACTATTGCATAGTTGGCGAGCCATCAAGTGATAAAACTGTCGGTGACCAAATTAAAAATGGTCGCCGCGGATCTATTACTGCAAACTTAGTTGTGCACGGTATACAAGGTCATGTCGCCTACCCCCATTTAGCAGACAATCCGGTGCACCGATTTGCTCCCGCGCTTAATGAACTAATTAGTACAGTTTGGGATAATGGTAATCAGTACTTCCCACCGACATCAATGCAAATTGCTAATATCAATGGCGGTACTGGCGCTGAAAATGTTATTCCTGGTGATTTGTCGGTACAATTTAATTTTCGTTATAGCAGCGAACTAACCGATGAAATCATTAAACAGCGAGTTGAACAAATTTTACAAAAATATAATTTAAGTTATAGTCTACGCTGGCGTTTATCAGGTCAACCATTTTTGACCAAGCAAGGAATACTAACCAACACCGCACAAAAAGTGATTAAAAATAGGCTTGATATCGATAGCAAATTATCGACATCGGGAGGAACCTCTGATGGCCGATTTATTGCAAAAATGGGCTGTCAAGTGATTGAGCTTGGCGTGATTAATGCCACAATTCACAAAGTCAACGAACATGTAAATTGTGGTCAGATCATTATACTTAAAGATATTTATCAACAGATCATTAGTGAACTATTGGCGTAA
- a CDS encoding ArsC family reductase, producing the protein MVKIYGIKNCDTMKKAFKWLDGKHISYQFHNYKTDGLSPQLLQSLLDLIDWQQLLNTKGTTWRKLDEATRYTVNDQTSAKHIMLQNPSIIKRPILVTDDKALAGFSDENYQQFFAS; encoded by the coding sequence GTGGTTAAAATTTACGGTATTAAAAATTGTGACACAATGAAAAAAGCATTTAAATGGCTTGATGGTAAGCACATTAGTTATCAATTTCATAACTATAAGACCGATGGTTTATCACCGCAGCTACTTCAATCATTATTGGATTTAATTGACTGGCAACAACTACTTAATACTAAGGGTACCACATGGCGCAAGCTTGATGAAGCGACACGTTATACAGTTAATGATCAAACGTCAGCTAAACACATTATGTTACAAAATCCTTCGATAATTAAACGCCCTATTCTAGTGACAGACGATAAAGCACTTGCTGGCTTTTCTGATGAAAATTATCAACAATTTTTTGCGAGCTAA
- a CDS encoding YaiI/YqxD family protein: MQIWIDADACPNPIKEIIYRVANRKQIFVTLVANQWLKIPSSPYIKMQQVEKGYDIADNMIVKQAKANDLVITSDIPLAADALSKQANVLTPRGERYTIDTIKERLVMRDFMETMRASGIQSGGPAPFSAKDREQFANQLDKLITQINKG; this comes from the coding sequence ATGCAAATTTGGATCGATGCTGACGCATGCCCTAATCCGATCAAAGAAATTATCTATCGCGTTGCTAACCGTAAACAAATTTTTGTGACACTCGTTGCTAACCAATGGTTGAAAATTCCAAGTTCACCTTATATTAAAATGCAACAAGTTGAAAAAGGCTACGATATTGCCGACAATATGATAGTTAAACAAGCTAAGGCTAATGACTTAGTAATCACCTCTGACATTCCTCTAGCGGCAGATGCACTTAGCAAGCAAGCAAATGTATTAACCCCAAGAGGTGAGCGTTATACCATTGACACAATTAAAGAGCGCTTAGTAATGCGCGACTTTATGGAGACGATGCGAGCAAGTGGCATACAATCAGGAGGCCCTGCACCATTTTCCGCTAAAGATAGGGAACAATTTGCTAATCAATTAGATAAATTAATTACACAGATAAATAAAGGATAA
- the ilvI gene encoding acetolactate synthase 3 large subunit: MVKLSGAEMVIQSLVDQGVKQIFGYPGGSVLDIYDALHTLGGIEHVLVRHEQAAVHMADGYARATGDVGVVLVTSGPGATNTITGIATAYMDSVPMVIISGQVASNLIGYDAFQECDMVGISRPVVKHSFLIKKTEDIPETIKKAFYIASTGRPGPVVIDLPKDVMNPTLKYPYSYPKSISMRSYNPTVQGHKGQIKKALKVLLSAKKPVFYIGGGVITANATESVKQLAEKLNLPVTTTLMGISAFPGTHKQNLGMLGMHGVYEANMAMHNSDVILAVGVRFDDRTTNNLAKYCPEAQIVHVDIDPTSISKTVMATVPVVGDAKFVVENMLELLAEESKNRDLDAIVDWWNHIEHWRAKHCLNYSHEGDLIKPQEAVQMLYKLTKGDAYVATDVGQHQMFASLYYPFDKPRHFITSGGLGTMGFGFPAALGVKLAFPDKRVVCITGDGSIQMNIQELSTALQYDLPIVILNLNNRFLGMVKQWQDMIYAGRHSSSYMESLPDFAKIAEAYGHVGISIKQRCDLEPMLKKALAIKDKLVFIDVMTDATEHVYPMQIRGGAMNEMWLSKTERT, encoded by the coding sequence ATGGTAAAACTGTCCGGTGCAGAGATGGTGATTCAATCTTTGGTTGACCAAGGTGTAAAGCAGATTTTCGGTTATCCTGGCGGTAGCGTATTGGATATTTATGATGCACTACATACTCTTGGCGGCATTGAGCATGTGCTTGTTCGACATGAACAAGCTGCCGTCCATATGGCTGACGGCTACGCAAGGGCGACGGGTGATGTTGGTGTTGTTTTAGTTACATCAGGTCCTGGTGCAACTAATACCATTACCGGCATTGCAACTGCTTATATGGACTCAGTGCCTATGGTGATTATTTCGGGGCAAGTTGCGAGTAATCTTATCGGCTATGATGCATTTCAAGAGTGCGATATGGTGGGGATTTCACGACCGGTTGTTAAACATAGCTTTTTGATTAAAAAAACTGAAGATATTCCTGAAACAATAAAAAAAGCATTTTATATCGCATCAACTGGTCGCCCTGGGCCCGTTGTTATTGATTTACCAAAAGATGTTATGAATCCGACGCTAAAGTATCCTTATAGTTATCCTAAGTCAATTTCAATGCGTTCTTATAATCCAACCGTACAAGGTCATAAAGGACAAATTAAAAAAGCATTAAAAGTGTTACTAAGTGCCAAAAAGCCAGTATTTTATATTGGTGGCGGCGTTATAACAGCAAATGCAACTGAATCAGTTAAACAGTTAGCTGAAAAATTAAACCTACCTGTTACGACTACATTGATGGGGATCAGTGCTTTCCCCGGTACTCATAAACAAAATTTAGGTATGTTAGGGATGCATGGCGTTTATGAAGCGAATATGGCAATGCATAATTCAGATGTTATTTTAGCGGTAGGTGTTCGCTTTGATGATAGAACGACAAATAATTTAGCTAAATATTGCCCTGAAGCACAAATTGTACATGTTGATATTGATCCTACTTCTATTTCAAAAACTGTAATGGCAACGGTGCCAGTTGTCGGTGATGCAAAATTTGTAGTTGAAAACATGCTAGAACTGCTAGCAGAGGAATCAAAAAATCGCGATTTAGATGCGATTGTTGATTGGTGGAATCATATAGAGCATTGGCGAGCTAAGCATTGTTTGAATTACAGCCATGAGGGTGACTTAATTAAGCCACAAGAAGCCGTACAAATGTTATATAAATTAACAAAAGGTGATGCCTATGTGGCGACTGATGTCGGTCAGCACCAAATGTTTGCTTCACTTTATTATCCATTTGATAAACCGCGTCATTTTATTACCTCTGGCGGACTTGGTACGATGGGATTTGGTTTCCCAGCAGCTTTAGGTGTTAAACTTGCTTTTCCTGATAAGCGGGTTGTTTGTATTACCGGTGATGGTAGTATTCAAATGAATATTCAAGAACTTTCAACCGCACTACAATATGATTTGCCTATTGTCATTTTAAATCTTAATAACCGCTTTTTGGGGATGGTGAAACAGTGGCAAGATATGATTTATGCAGGCCGTCATTCTAGCTCATACATGGAGTCATTACCTGATTTTGCAAAAATTGCTGAAGCTTATGGTCACGTTGGTATTTCTATTAAACAACGTTGTGATTTAGAGCCAATGTTAAAAAAAGCTTTAGCAATTAAAGACAAGTTGGTATTTATTGATGTCATGACTGATGCAACCGAGCATGTTTATCCAATGCAAATTCGTGGCGGAGCAATGAATGAAATGTGGTTAAGTAAAACGGAGAGAACATAA
- the ilvN gene encoding acetolactate synthase small subunit, which yields MRYILSILIENEPGALSRIIGLFSQRGFNIESVTVAPTEDPTMSRMTIQTSGDAHVLEQIQKQLHKLIDVYRVYDLTEGPHVEREIMLVKIAAKGSEARDEVKRCVDIFRGSIVDVKATQFIVQLAGTSEKLESFLSAIRENCEIIEMVRSGIVGLSRSDKTSK from the coding sequence ATGCGTTATATATTATCGATTTTAATTGAAAATGAACCTGGCGCATTGTCTAGAATTATTGGTCTTTTCTCTCAGCGCGGATTTAATATTGAAAGTGTAACTGTTGCGCCTACTGAAGATCCGACTATGTCTCGGATGACAATTCAAACTAGTGGCGATGCACATGTGCTTGAGCAGATCCAAAAGCAACTACATAAATTGATCGACGTTTATCGAGTTTACGATTTAACGGAAGGACCGCACGTTGAGCGTGAAATCATGTTAGTCAAAATTGCTGCGAAAGGCTCTGAAGCTAGAGATGAAGTAAAACGCTGTGTTGATATTTTTCGAGGTTCAATTGTTGATGTAAAAGCAACACAATTTATCGTTCAATTAGCCGGAACCAGTGAAAAATTGGAATCTTTTTTATCTGCAATCCGTGAAAATTGCGAAATTATTGAAATGGTTCGTTCTGGCATCGTTGGATTATCAAGAAGTGATAAAACGAGCAAATAA
- the cyaY gene encoding iron donor protein CyaY, with protein sequence MKTHMDVNQFYELANQLFNKIEQTIDDYAEQYDTDIDYETHGNVITITFENRSKIIINTQEPLLQIWMATRKQGYHFNYKEDEWICSRSGIKFSQLFNEALQDQIDDKKGA encoded by the coding sequence ATGAAAACTCATATGGATGTTAATCAATTTTATGAACTAGCTAATCAACTTTTTAACAAAATCGAACAGACAATCGATGATTATGCTGAACAATATGATACCGATATTGATTATGAAACTCATGGTAACGTTATTACGATCACTTTTGAAAACCGAAGTAAAATTATAATTAATACTCAAGAACCCTTATTACAAATTTGGATGGCAACACGCAAACAAGGTTATCATTTTAATTATAAAGAGGATGAATGGATTTGTAGTCGCAGTGGCATCAAATTTAGCCAATTATTTAACGAGGCATTACAAGATCAGATTGATGATAAAAAAGGCGCCTAA
- a CDS encoding extracellular solute-binding protein codes for MPTIKDIAKIAGVSHGTVSNVLNGRGNVSVKKIKLVELAAQKLGYQFNLSAKVLKEGYTKTISVVLPNITSEQYNCLYDGLFNDLSSHGYELSLYITHDSKERELQLIQKIAAKRDCAIVTVSCLVDAKPYYQTIKTPKDSIIFVYRKPFLAEQFISLDFERAGQDIAVGIMAKNYRNIGLFTNSTSNAPSCGLKNGLQAAFNQSQYNVVLNHVESMPSESNYTLAFSFFSDLSTKYDAIITSDIERANYIKNANFLGSNVKCPTIYTLTNDVFFYSDNCYKYHMNYGMLSQQIINIITGKEVNYIDNKGFLFFTNERSKRQQAVCNKMINFLILPSPTTEAVRKLLPHFKKETGIDVNLIVKPFDDIYRQFNELEQYPEIDVVRIDMASLPWFAKSLLMPLTELNLNLDELLSHYSTQIIERFSYINDIAYAMPFDPSIQVLFYRQDLFSDPLIKRQYFEKYRENLVVPTDFAQFSQISKFFNQRFNRDSPVRFGSSVTLGNSEIIASEFLLRYYANGGRLIDKTCVGLDKEIAQSTLNEFKSFITIANNLDAAWWQTSVEQFEQGDLAMLIVYMNLFSYISNKNILPLINCASVPGNHPLFGGGSLGMSRYSKKTDEVSQFFNWIFSKEISEQIALLGGSITRDDILQNQKIINSYPWIKRIEENYSRGIRENQLESGQSINLRKVESIIGEYIGLWLNDGGSSKSTINKINRALKHTILP; via the coding sequence ATGCCGACGATAAAAGATATAGCTAAAATAGCTGGCGTTTCACATGGCACAGTTTCTAATGTGCTTAATGGGAGAGGTAATGTTAGCGTTAAAAAAATTAAACTCGTTGAGCTTGCTGCCCAAAAGTTAGGATATCAATTTAATTTATCAGCTAAAGTGTTAAAAGAAGGTTATACCAAAACTATTTCAGTAGTATTACCAAATATTACATCCGAACAATATAATTGCCTTTATGATGGATTATTTAATGATTTAAGTTCTCACGGTTATGAGTTGTCGTTGTATATCACTCATGATTCAAAAGAACGAGAATTACAATTAATACAAAAAATCGCTGCTAAACGTGACTGTGCCATTGTTACAGTTTCTTGTTTAGTTGATGCCAAGCCTTACTATCAAACGATTAAAACGCCAAAAGATAGCATTATTTTTGTTTACCGTAAGCCTTTTTTAGCTGAGCAATTTATTTCACTTGATTTTGAACGCGCAGGACAAGATATTGCTGTCGGGATTATGGCTAAAAATTACCGTAATATCGGTTTATTCACAAATTCAACAAGTAATGCGCCGTCATGCGGACTTAAAAATGGATTACAGGCCGCTTTTAATCAATCACAATATAACGTTGTACTTAATCATGTTGAATCAATGCCCTCTGAGAGTAATTATACTTTAGCATTCTCTTTTTTTAGCGATCTTAGTACTAAATATGACGCTATTATAACTAGTGATATAGAAAGGGCTAACTATATTAAAAATGCTAACTTTTTAGGTAGTAATGTTAAATGTCCAACAATTTATACACTTACTAATGATGTGTTTTTTTATAGCGATAATTGTTATAAATATCACATGAATTACGGTATGTTAAGCCAGCAGATTATCAATATAATTACTGGCAAAGAAGTCAATTATATTGATAATAAAGGATTTTTATTCTTTACCAATGAACGAAGTAAACGACAACAAGCCGTTTGTAATAAGATGATTAATTTTTTAATTTTACCAAGCCCAACGACGGAGGCCGTAAGAAAATTACTTCCTCATTTTAAAAAAGAAACGGGAATTGATGTTAATCTTATCGTAAAACCATTTGATGATATTTATCGTCAGTTTAATGAGCTTGAACAATATCCTGAAATTGATGTAGTTCGTATCGATATGGCAAGTTTACCTTGGTTTGCAAAGTCATTGTTAATGCCCTTAACTGAGCTAAATCTCAACTTGGATGAGCTATTAAGTCATTATTCGACGCAGATTATAGAACGTTTTAGCTATATTAATGATATTGCTTATGCTATGCCGTTTGACCCAAGTATTCAGGTACTGTTTTATCGTCAAGATCTGTTTAGTGATCCCTTGATTAAACGCCAATACTTTGAAAAATATCGTGAAAATTTAGTTGTGCCGACTGATTTTGCTCAGTTTAGTCAAATAAGTAAATTTTTTAATCAACGTTTTAATCGCGATTCACCAGTACGGTTTGGTAGCTCAGTTACATTAGGTAATAGTGAAATTATCGCATCTGAATTTTTATTACGATATTACGCAAACGGTGGCCGATTGATTGATAAGACTTGCGTAGGCTTAGATAAAGAGATCGCACAATCGACATTAAATGAATTTAAATCCTTTATTACAATAGCCAATAATCTTGATGCAGCTTGGTGGCAAACATCAGTTGAACAGTTTGAACAAGGTGATTTAGCTATGCTTATTGTTTATATGAATCTATTTTCTTATATATCAAATAAAAATATCTTACCTCTTATTAATTGTGCATCAGTACCAGGAAATCATCCATTATTTGGTGGAGGATCTTTAGGAATGTCTCGCTACAGTAAAAAAACTGATGAGGTTTCTCAATTTTTTAATTGGATTTTTAGTAAAGAGATTAGTGAACAAATTGCGTTATTAGGCGGATCGATAACTCGAGATGATATTTTACAAAATCAGAAAATTATTAATAGCTATCCGTGGATTAAACGCATTGAAGAAAACTATTCTCGAGGTATTCGAGAAAATCAATTGGAAAGTGGCCAATCGATTAATTTGCGTAAAGTGGAAAGTATTATTGGTGAATATATTGGGTTATGGTTAAATGACGGTGGTAGTAGTAAGTCAACAATTAATAAAATTAATCGAGCATTAAAACACACTATATTACCTTAA